The DNA region AACTTTTTATTGACGTATCATAAACCCTGAGGGGACTCTCAGTTATCTGCTCAGTAGCACAGCTGGTCAGTCACACCCAGGCAGATCCTGGGTTTTATGAGTTGCTCCCATTTTGAGACACTGACATGGGTGGGCAAAATATTCCAAACTAGAATAAATAAATGGTGGAGATTGAGCTCAGGCAACACCTGAAAGTCCCCATAATGCTGGCCACTTTCTGCAAAGCTGGGAGtgaaaaaagaagtttgaaaGAAGATCAAAAAAAACCTGATCCAGTCAGTTGCCTGCTCTGGGAATTACAGGAACTAAGAGTTACGGAATTATGGAATTGTTAATTGTTAAAGTTGGAGAAGCCATCCaagatcattaagtccaaccATCAACCAGGACCTGGCGATATGGTGTTCACCATTAACTTTGTCTCCAAATGCCACGtccacacatttttttaacattttcagggatggtgactccaccactggCCTGGGCGGCTCCTTTCGGTGGctgaccaccctttccacaAAGAGATTTTCCCAACATCCAGCCTAAAGTTCCCCTAGCAAAATTTTCCCTGGTCCTGTCCTTGTGACCCCACTCCTGTCAGGGCTTTGGAGAGAGCTAAGCACCAAGGCTGAGaaccccaggctgtgcctgcatATGCCCAGCTGTTCTTTGCAGCCCTTACTTAAAATGCACATGTTAAAAGGTGTGGGAAGTGTCATTAAGGACAAAGGCTGCCAGGAATCAAATCCGTTTCTCCATGACTTCCATGCTTATATGGAAACATGCGAAAGTCACACGGATAGAGAAGGACCAACGTCCCTCAAGTCACTTCTGACATCAAGCTCAGATCTTCAAATCTGTAAATGATTTCTGGAATTTTGTGCATTTGGATTAACACAGACACCAGGAGAACAATGTTCCTGATTCCAGCAGAACAGGAGAGGGCAACAGTCACCCACTGAGCACCTTCCTCAAATCTCAGCAGTGTTTTATGCCCGAAAGTCTCCCATTCTCACTGTAACCCAAATTATCATTCAAGTTACAGTGAAAATCATCTTTCTGCTTGGAGTAAACTTGCAGAATCCAAAGCAGTCAAGTCCCCAGTCAGGGGGCTTTGAGGGATGGAATGGGACTTTTCTGATTCAGTATAACCCAAAAATTATGTAGAGTTGAAGCTGAGCTGACAATGCAGCGTGTGAGCTGACAGACTTGGCTTCTCTCCTCTCCACCAGCCTCATACACAAAATTTGAACCCCTGGAAGGATCTTTATTCCAACAAAACaaggctgtttcctctcctgtaatgatttctctgctttctgctgccctggccagcagccaaCAGCATTTGCaaccccacagcagcccaggccTCTGTCCTTAATTACTCTAATGTGGGTCAAGGGTGGAACAGCAAAGGGCAGAGCAAAAATCTCTGAGAACATTTCCCTTGGGAATTTTTACAactattttcttctccaaaactTGGTTTAACCGTTAAACCCTGAGTATAGCTTGGTGGAAACTTAACAGATTAAAGAGGCATTGAGGGAACCAGAGAATTGTTAAGattgaaaataaacaagaagATCAAATCCAACCTTGGGGAGAACCCAAAGAGATGGACAGGCAGTTTTGGAGAGGCGTCACAAGAACACTGAACCAGCAGATGCAGACAGAGCTGTAGTCAATTTCCAGTGAGGCTCTATGTCCAGTGAGGTGTTATGTACCTCAGGGTCCTGCCTTGGACCAGTGCTCTTTGATGCCTTATCAAGGACACAGTGAGTTGGAGCACACCCTTAGCCTGCTGGCAGGTGACAGGAAGCTGAGCAGGACCCAAAGGATGCACCCAAAGGATGGGGCCATCCTGGAGGACCTGGCCAAGCTTGAGAATTGGGTCTGTGGGAATCTCATGAAGTCCTGCATGTGAGTTGGGAAAACCCCCAGTCtcaatccaggctgggaatgaagGGCTTGATAGCAAAACTTGGGGTAGAAGAAGGACAAGAGAGGGACAAGCTCACTTCTGGACTCATACTGAAGTTGCCACAACCCATGTTGAGGACCTTGTATTTGTCTGCCTTGATCCTCCTGAGGTTCCCACGGGCCTACTTCTTCAAGGCCCTCTTGAATTGCATCCTGTctcccaggtgtgtcacctacactgctcagctcagggtCATCTGCCAACATGCTGAGAGTGCCCACGATCCCACTGTCAGTGTCATTGATGGAGACATTAAAAAGCACCAGTCCCTGTATGGACCCCGGGGGACACCCCTTTGTCTCTGAGCTCCATCTAAGCCCTGTATGTGGCCATCCAACCAACTCCCAATCCCCTGAGCAGTCCATTGATGAAATTTGAATCACTTCAATTTAGAGAGAAGGGTGTTGTGGCTTTGCTGTGCCACTTTGCCCCTCAGTGGGGCCACTACACCACATCCATGTCCCAGGTCCACTTCTCTCTGGGGTCATGAAGCTCCAGCTGCTTCACCAAGCTGAGGGGGAACCAGGAACTGTTCAGTTGGAGATATAGGGAGGAGGGCAGACCAGGTCTGCTCCTGGAGGTTCTGTGGTCTCTGAGacacccctgccctgcagacccagccccaccagcccaAGACTTGGGAGAGGCCAGGCACCAGAGGAACCCATCTGTGTCCCCAcctgccccatcctgcctgTGGCCATCCTGGGGCTGGAAGGCTGTCTCAGTCCCAGGCTCATTCCCTGGTGTGTGGAACCAGTTCCCACCCTGAGGTGAGAGACCTCTGCATCTTCATTTGTTTGTGCACAGCAGGACTTGTGTGGTTCCCACAAACGTTGGCTCCCTATTCAGTGAAtctttatttatacattttaacGAACAAAGGCCTTGATATTTATTGGCTGCATATTACAGAATTCTCTAATTAATACTCTATCTTCTATTGGTTAAATGATTGTCTCCCACCTTACACTAATTCCACAGGCTCAGTCTTGTCCATCTTTGGAGTTAGTGGGATTCTGGAATCAGTGGCTGTAAGTCAGTTGTCATGATCTCCTCCTGCCAAAATCACCTTTCATAGAGTGAACCCCTCAGACTGCTGAGCTGGCCCTGTTTGTCCCTCCTTAGacccagcctcagcagccctgagggCTATGCAACCCTCAGAGGGACCTAAACAGGCTAAGGAGATGGGCAGGGAAGATCCTTCAAAAGTTCACCAAGGGAAATGCGGATACTGCATCTGTGGAAGTAcaaccccaggcaccagcacaggctaagggtgacctgctggagcagctttgcagagaaggacctggggacCCAGGAGACAatgagctgtccctgagcctgGAGATTAATGGATCCAGGGGGGATCCggaagagcattgccagcaaGTCAGGGAGTGCTCTGCCACTGCGGTCAGCCCTGGGAGGCACATCTGgagggctgtgtccagttctggactCCTCAGGACAGGAGCGACATGAAGCTCCTGGAGTGGGGCCAGTGGAAGCTTTGGAGAtgatgaagggtctggagcatctccctgccaaggaaaggctgagggagctgcggCTGGTCACCCTtgagaggagacacagctgAGAGGGGTCCTCATCCCTGTCTGTagggagggctcagagcagggaccaGGATCTGCTCAAGGAGGCCCAGCAATGAGACAAGGGGAACAGACAGGAACTGATGCCCAGGAAGTTCCAGCTGAACATGAGGTAGAACTTCCTTGCAGTGGAGTGATCGAGTCAGGAACAGGTGGTCCAGAGAGGGGGTGGAGTCTCGTTCACCGGGGATATTTCAGACCCATCCAGATACAATCCTGTaccatgtgctctgggatggccctgctaGAGCAGACCAGATGATCCactggggtcccttccaacctcaccgatcctgggattctgtgactaGAGTCGTCCATATCCACCAGTCTCATCTGGATTACCAAACACTGTTGTCCCAACCAAAGGCTCAATCCCCGGTATGAAGCAGCAATTCACACACCAAGGTGATGAATTTCTAGgtctttattccttttttcatgGTGCCATGTAGCTGTCCTCATGTTCCAGTTCAGCTGTTGTCTCTTTGTGGATCTCCAGTGGCTTCACCAAGCTTAAGAAAGATCCAGGAGCTGTTCAGGATTCAGGAGGTACAAGGAGGAGGGCAGAGAACTTCTGCTCACCAAGTCTGCTCCCAGAGGTTCTGTAGTCTCCCAGACATCCCAGCCTGcagacccagccctgccagcccaagACCTGGGAGACACCAGGTCAGACAGCAGAGGAACCCACCCGTGTTCTTACCTGCCCCGTCCTGGCTGAGGCTGTCACCTGTAGCTGGAAGGCATGTCTGGTTCAGGGACAGTTCCAGGACCCCCTGCAcccacccagcagcacagacagtgcttcccaggggctgctgccaggcaggggaGAAGTGTGCCACCACAGGAAAATACATCCAGTGCTTGGAAGTACTTACTGAGGGAATTGTCATAGGACCATTTCCTTAACTTGTTGATCTGCAAGGCCTTCACACACTGCTCCCGGGCAACTTTGTATGGCTGCAGATTTAGCAGGACCTGTTTTGCTCGTGGGGTCCTGCAAGGCAGGGACAGATTCCCCTCTCACTCCTGGCTGGAATcctgcctggcccagctcctgctACTCTTGTCTCCACATTCTCTTTGGCCCCACCACCAAAAGGGGCACATGGGacacaggatcacaggatcacagcatACCCCAGGGCATGCCCATGTCAGGGGATGTCCAAAGGACCATatccagcccagggctcagggtTCCACTTCCTTAATTACAAGGGGGTCCCTCCCATCTGCTCAATGGCCCCTGGCCCTGATAGGTGCTGCCACACTCTCACCTTGGCTGTGGTCTTCCTCCACGAGGGGACAGTgtcttctcctttctctctggggacaaagcagcagctactcctgccacagcagccactCTCTCCTTCCTTAGCTTTTCAAATCCTCCAGGACAGAAGGCAGCAGCCTTCCCTGGACTCTTCTTCCCTTCCAGGGGTGGAAGCTGTTATATGAAGCAAAGGGAAGGCAGCTCAGACATTTTGGCAACAAGGGTCCCATCCTGCAGTCCATGACCCAAGGGACAGTTTGgatccctcctctctcccccagAGATCTTGGCAGTGACCCTCTGCTTCATGAAGAAGTCTGGACCCCATAGGGGTTTAGTTCAGAGAAAGATTCCTAGCAACACAGCCCAGAATGATGAAGTCATTCCCAGGACTGAATGGAGGACCCAAAAGACATCCCAGAACAGACAAATCCAAAGGCACCCTTTCAACAACCTCCCTGCAGTGATGCAGGACATGATCCTACATCCATGTCACATACCTGGACACATTTTCTCTGCCtggtgggagctgccagcccagcttgGGGTGCTTCCATGCCCTTGGTGGCTctgtccttctccacagagttCTCAATTGGAGGCAGCAAACTGCAAAGACACCACACATGTGTTTTGTCCAAGAACAGTGAGAGAATCTTCTCCAGTGTGTTTTCCAGCCATCTCCAAAACACTGCTGCCTACTTTCCATGCCATGGGAAGGGCCAAGACCTTGGGTATGTGCCCATATCTGCTCTCCACAAGTATAGCAGCATGGCCAAAGGTGACAGCTCCTCACACCTGTCCAGGAGCATGGAATTAGCTAAAAGCAGCTCTCCCAGACTCTCACCTCCCTCTCCACACTCCACCatcagcctttttcttttctcttcccatCATTTTCACATCGCATATCCGACTTGGAGAAAGACACGGACGAAGGAGGAGGCGTTGACTGGGAAGGTtccctgaagaagaaaaagaggaagctCCTCTCAACTGCATCTCCAGAACACTTTGGGCATGAGGGATCTCCCAGccttcctgtcccagcccagtcTCCTTCCTTGAGGGCTGTGCCACTCCATGGTCCTGTCCCACTGCTTCCTTGGGTcccattcagaaaaaaagggacTTGCTGGGACACTTTTCTGGCAGGAGACAGAATTCCCTTTGGCATGGAGGACGTCAGTTCCTAGGAGGGAACTTACCCGGAGTTTTTTGGCACTTGGTGTTGGTCTTTCTTCTAGTTCCAGTGCCTTGTAGGGAAGCACTTAGAGGATGTGGCTGGGACTTCCCATCTGCCTTCACAAAGCTGCAAAGGAGGTGGTGACACCAGTTTTAATAAGGACAGCAGAGACTATGGCAACCCCTGGGAAGAAGCTGTTCACAGGCATCCAGTTTTCCAAAGGAAACATAACTTTGGAGCATGGGCAGAAGAGTCTCCCTCCATAGGGCTCCTCTCAGCCAGGTCTGGGATCCCACTTGTCAGAGATActttccaggaaaaacaaacctgcAGTGACTGAGAACATCCCATGCTCTGGGGCCTGTTGGTTCTCAGTCTTTCtcaaataaaaaggaaggagCTGGTGAAGCTGTCTGCTCCATGgcccccagctgtgcctctgggcCATTGTGGGTCATTCCCACAGAGGTGGCAAGGTAAAGCAGGCCCCCTTTCCAGGGAATCCACCTGAAGACATTCCCCAAAGAAACCAGAATGGCCATGGACCTTGCACAATTTCAATTGCACCTCCAAAATTAAATGCATCCAAGGATTCCTCCCCCACAGAAGAAGCCAGGACCAAAAGCTATTGCTGGTCATCACCCCGCCACGTACAGAAACAATTGCACTCACTGTGGCAGCACTAAGACACCTCCAGGTGGAATCTGGGAAATGTCCTTTTCTGTGTGGACTATGAATAACGGCTTCAGATTTGGTGACTGcaacagggacagagacatGGCGGAATCCACAGGGAATTTACCTGCTGCTCATAAGGCAAAAAACCCCTCTTCCATTCCTAGCCCCAGCTGCCTCTCCTcaaaccccagccccagctctctctccaCCACCCTGTGCCCCTACATTGTCTCAAATTCATAAGCATCTCCACAACCTCAGCATTTTGGGAAAACAAGGCCACACCACCAGCCTGGACATACAGGAGCCAAGCCCCAGGGCTaattccctgggagcaggagggcaaGCTCAACTACCAGAACCATGAAAAGCTGCCCAAGGCCACGGCTGTGTCCCCAGAAGTTTGAGGGCACATAAAATACATGCCAGACTCACCTGGAGCAAACCCTCTGCCAGGTGCTGTGACTGAGCCACCTTTCGGACCAAGTCTTCAAAGAACCTCATGACCACATGGTTTCGCCGGCAGACCAGGACGCCAATGTCCTTGAACACAAAGTCGAAGTTCTCGCCACTGGACAATGCCCACTCACAGATCTTTAGTGTGGCCTCGATGCACATCACGATGGTGGCCTTGGGCTTGTGCAGGTGCAAGGCCACCTCAGCACAGATCAACTCATCTGCTTTGGAGAGCCCTGTGGAGAAACCACCCAACACAAAGTCACACACTCAGCCCTTGTGGACCCTTGAGAGCCCACCAACCTCCTCCCACTGCAGTGACTCTTCACCCAGCAGCAAATGCTCTTCTTTTATGCCATGAGCCCCTGCACTGTCAGCTCAACCATCATACTCCAGCTCCACAGAACCTCTAAGGGGGTTGCAGGAGCCAGCGGGATACTGGTTCCTGCCTTCCCAAGATGGTGGAGATTATCAGCCTCTTTGGTGCCAGAAGATTCTCAGAAACTCCTCCAggagctctccagcagcagctagCACATTGTGGGCACCCAGGGAGCCCTGGAGGGACTGCTGGAGAGACCCATCCCTGTCTGGAAGGAGCACAGATCTGAAGGGCTCATCTTACCAGGCACAGGGCTTTTCCCATGGACACGCTTCTTCCCCACCATAAATGGCTTGTTCAGATCAAACTCCGGACTGTCTGCCATGAAACCTTCCCCTTCTCCATGCCAGATGGGTCTTTTCATAATGTGGATGGTACCCAGGCCCATCAGCCTGACTCTCTGGAACCAAAAGCAGGCAATCAGAGGGCAAACAGGAGGGAAGGCTAAGGGTCATCTGTAGcctttccagccctgcagttcCAAGGCCTGACATGGAGCCCCCAGGAAACCTTTGGAGAAGAGCCTTTCACTCAAGATGGTTCCTCACTCCCTCCTCTCCAGTATCTGCAGGGTGCAAGATGTGGGAGAAACTCCAGGAGCCTGGGAAAGCCCAAGGAGTGCAGGAGCATTGTCTGGGTGTCCCTCCTTTCCAGCTATCCTGTGGAAGACTCCAAAGAGGAAATCCAACATTCTTCTACTCAAACACTGCTTTGACTTCTTGCCTGCACTCAAAGTGGGTCTCTGGCTAAAATGCAGGGTCTACCTGGGACACCTCTTCTGCCCTCTAGGCTGGGTAAGGGCCAGGCAGGATGGAGAAGGATCAGGAAACCCCCATGGTCTGAGGGAGGACCATGAGGAAACCAGCCCTACCTTCTTCAGCAGCAGGTCTTGGTGATAGCACTCAGACACACAGTCCCAAACTTTTGTGATTTCTGtcagaagaagagaaagggTCATGCTGAAGTTATGAAGTTCATTATCCCCCCTTCACCTTCCTAATGTCAGATCCCCTTCTCCAAAGGGAACCTCTCCCTGGGCAAAGCCACCAATGCATTCCCACCCCCATGGGCAGGAGGATGCCAGGACCTCGGGGCATCTCAAACTTTACCATCCTTGTGGAAGTACACAAGATTCGGAGACAGTGCAAGGAGGAAGCCAGGGAAAAGCTCTGTCATGGCTGTAGCTCCTTCTGTCCAACTACTTCTTCTCCTCCTGTCCATCCCACATGGCCTTAGGATGCGAGGCCCGGTGGGACAGTGGGGCACCACAGTTGGGCTGGTCTCTGGCTCTCAAGGAAGTGGGTGCTATGGTTCCATCAAGGCAGAACATCTCATTGTGACCTCATGTGTCAccaaggggctgcagagccccacacagacacagccctgctgccaggcttcACCCTACAGGGGAAGTAGGCTGCACTCATTATTTCGAGGGGCTGCCCCCACCCAGCCACTGCCCTTTGCAATAAGTCTCCCACAGCCACTGCTGAAGCACGCAGGAAAATAGAATGGAAATAGATTTAGAATTATTTACATGGATATTGGGAACTGCTGTGTTATGAGTTAGAAATTTGGCAGCAAACAAACCTAGTGTCCCAGCTAGTCCTGAGGGATCAGAGGGGTTgtgggcagcagtgctgaattCCTGATAGGAGGCAGTTCCACCTGGCAGGTCACAGCCAGTGGAAACTTTCACAGACACTAATTCACCAACAGTGCAGTTTATTGGAGCATCGGGTTACAGACTCTTGTTAGACTGAGAGTGATAAATGCGCTGGACCTGCAAAGCTGCACAGGATTAAAGCTCCTAGGAATTCTCTCATGCATATGGAGGCACAAATCTCTGCTAAGGGGTGTCCATGCTttgagggggagggaggaacaTCTAATTTATCAGGAAATTAGGGATATCAAGAGTCATAATGAGAGAGATTACAAAGGCTCTGGGTCTTGGCAAGGGCATAACAGTATGTCACACCTGAGCAGCACTCCCTCTTCCACCTGGCAGATTCCAAGGACAGGGATCATCCAGTCTCTGCCTGATAACCCATCACCCCCTCAGCAGGTGATCACACCCAGGTACTCCCATCACCAGATATCCCATGGAAATCCCTTATCTCAGATTCTGGGCCTCAATCCTatgcaggcacagagctgcagcacaggagacCTCCAAGGCACTGGTGTTTGCAAGATCAGGAGATGACTGGCTTGAGTCATCAGTAAGTTTCCATCCTGGCCAGAATCCAATTTATCCAAAACATTTGGCAATTGTTTTCAAAACTCCAGCAACAATGATGCTGTTCCACTTAGGCTCTGACTCAGGCAGGCACTGTTCCAAGGTTGTCAGGGAACGAATTATTATCCTTTGTTCCTCACCTTGGACAGGCAGTTGCTGTTCCTGTTATACTCAGGAGTTCCTGGTACCATCAGGGGACACTTCACTTTATCAAGTGCTTATCTGGAGCTCTCATAGAGCAGGGGGATGCACCACAATAGGTTATTGCAAAAACAGCCATAGGACTGATACTGGATGCATGAATAGTCCACGAAGTGTAGTTCTGGTGGGGTTCACTGAGGGCAGGGTCCACTGGGTGTgactgtctggggttacaatacaggatgtgataaaaggtgcCTATTCTATCACCGTCTGTtaagggtgggggcagtgatccttatttccatgggaaatgttctgctaatgggccatccattgaagccaggcggggcattgttctttatttttttcacaaccatccttcctctagggaggtatcttctgctaatggcccattgagtcccacaaaattacttcatcccattgggagttgctccagctaAGGGGAAGGGCCCAATATTTCTTAcgaagataaaacagaggtttggggacactaaaGTAGCCCTTgctccactggactccagagggaagctggattttctccacatcaccactggacctctggaaggaaactgcaccttctacagaaccactgcttcaactgaaccacatctgtcactacaaaaggactacagccaccatttaatcaaactgctaccaataccctgcctaacggggtgtcaggttgtactctgattttgtcagggcttggagtttttttcttcgtagtattgtatttctattttaattttcctagtaaagaactgttattcctaattcccatatctttgcctgagagccgcttgatttcaaaattataataatttggagggagggggtttacattctccatttcaaagagaagctcctgcctttcttagcagacacctgtcctccaaactaagacagtGACATACAGGGTAACTGATCCCACTCAACTGGATACACGATTACTAATTACAGGGATCCCAGTTACCTCATATCAGATCCATTCCTATGCTGGacataaggaaaacaaacctgTAGTACAGCCCCAGAGAGCTCCAACAATGCCATTACAAACACAGATTCATTTCCTCTGTCAAAACACTAGACGTGGCCTTACCCATGGATTTACCCTGGGGCATCCTTTGTGGGCAGGATGAAGAGGACAACGCTACCAACGTGTCCCTCCAAATTCCAGGTTTAGCTCCCATCCCCTACACAAGTATAAAACTGGGGTACATTTTTTACCTTATTAACCACAACTGTGCAAAGTGCTGTGGGTAGGGCTGTGATCAAACCACCTGTTCTCTGTGGTCCCAGTGTGTGGAGGCTGATAAGCCTGCCCCAGTTCTATCCTGGAGGG from Catharus ustulatus isolate bCatUst1 chromosome 24, bCatUst1.pri.v2, whole genome shotgun sequence includes:
- the LOC117007013 gene encoding coiled-coil domain-containing protein 81-like isoform X3 → MGLGTIHIMKRPIWHGEGEGFMADSPEFDLNKPFMVGKKRVHGKSPVPGLSKADELICAEVALHLHKPKATIVMCIEATLKICEWALSSGENFDFVFKDIGVLVCRRNHVVMRFFEDLVRKVAQSQHLAEGLLQSPNLKPLFIVHTEKDISQIPPGGVLVLPHFVKADGKSQPHPLSASLQGTGTRRKTNTKCQKTPGNLPSQRLLLRPCLSPSRICDVKMMGREKKKADGGVWRGSLLPPIENSVEKDRATKGMEAPQAGLAAPTRQRKCVQLPPLEGKKSPGKAAAFCPGGFEKLRKERVAAVAGVAAALSPERKEKTLSPRGGRPQPRMET
- the LOC117007013 gene encoding coiled-coil domain-containing protein 81-like isoform X1 gives rise to the protein MGLGTIHIMKRPIWHGEGEGFMADSPEFDLNKPFMVGKKRVHGKSPVPGLSKADELICAEVALHLHKPKATIVMCIEATLKICEWALSSGENFDFVFKDIGVLVCRRNHVVMRFFEDLVRKVAQSQHLAEGLLQSPNLKPLFIVHTEKDISQIPPGGVLVLPHFVKADGKSQPHPLSASLQGTGTRRKTNTKCQKTPGNLPSQRLLLRPCLSPSRICDVKMMGREKKKADGGVWRGSLLPPIENSVEKDRATKGMEAPQAGLAAPTRQRKCVQLPPLEGKKSPGKAAAFCPGGFEKLRKERVAAVAGVAAALSPERKEKTLSPRGGRPQPRTPRAKQVLLNLQPYKVAREQCVKALQINKLRKWSYDNSLTTGDSLSQDGAAW
- the LOC117007013 gene encoding coiled-coil domain-containing protein 81-like isoform X2, with translation MGLGTIHIMKRPIWHGEGEGFMADSPEFDLNKPFMVGKKRVHGKSPVPGLSKADELICAEVALHLHKPKATIVMCIEATLKICEWALSSGENFDFVFKDIGVLVCRRNHVVMRFFEDLVRKVAQSQHLAEGLLQSPNLKPLFIVHTEKDISQIPPGGVLVLPHFVKADGKSQPHPLSASLQGTGTRRKTNTKCQKTPGNLPSQRLLLRPCLSPSRICDVKMMGREKKKADGGVWRGSLLPPIENSVEKDRATKGMEAPQAGLAAPTRQRKCVQLPPLEGKKSPGKAAAFCPGGFEKLRKERVAAVAGVAAALSPERKEKTLSPRGGRPQPRTPRAKQVLLNLQPYKVAREQCVKALQINKLRKWSYDNSLTW